The Malus sylvestris chromosome 3, drMalSylv7.2, whole genome shotgun sequence genomic sequence AACTTCAACATTGAAAATTGCAAGTTGCCAccgaaaagaaaagtaaaaaaaaaattcagttgaAAATCATAATGAATGAAGGGCTAATGAGATGGGAGGTGAGTGGATTGTGGTGTGGTCATGTcaatgaataatttttttttccttttattattttttttccttttattattaaaataaaggctagccgacattcacctctcccagaccctgcgtaaagcgggagccttgtgcactgggtacgatcttttttttattattaaaataaaataaatcattaTAAGAAAGTATTTTTATAGTAAAAATTAGCACCAATGCACAGACTTCAACACTGAAAATTGCAAGTTGCCACCGAAAAGAgaggtaagaaaaaaaattcagttgAAAATCATAATTTGGTTAACCACACTGTTTTTTGGTGTCTGAGTTTCAATAGCCACGGATAATATATTTTGGTGTATATAAAGTTAGAAAGCCACTGACTTTCTTTAGTGTGTAAAAAAGAGTGTCCTATAGCTAGAATTCTTGTAGTGCATTAGTAATATGCATCATGATTTGCATGAAAGTTAGCTAAGGTATCAGCCAAAAGAGTGTCCTAAGCTATATTACCcatcttttattttatgtttttattaacTTTTAGGTGTACCAACAGGTATATAAATTTGGAACATTTTTCAATGTTAAGACAGAGTATTTGGAGTTAATGAAGGATCTGATGTAAAACCAAATGCAGTGGTGTTCTAAGATTTATACAGCTAATAAGActctgttgttgttgttgtttgttatAAGAAAGAGTATTATTAAATCAAGTGCTTGTTTAATAGCAAAAATATTTGAGATtactgaaaaaaacaaaaagagtatTTACACTTGTCACAGTCATATTCTTGTCGAGTTAATGTGCGATATTAATTTATAAGTACAACATTGGTTGTAACTAATTTCATCATAATGGAAAACCTGTTCAGTTCACTCTCTCTTCAGATCTTGACTTTTCTtataaacaataaataaaatcttGTCTGTAAGATATATACGATCTCATATTTTTcactaaaaaagaaagaagaaaggtaCGATCTCAATTAGTAATTGGTACAGGGTAGGCATATATGGACTTGTAATACAAGTCGAGAAAAATATTAAAGGGGATCCTATCTTCTATAAGTAGCATGGCACCTTCGCTGTTTCATAGGGTTTCCATCCCAAAAACTTAAACTTCTATATTTCACACAATATTCTCTCCAAAATGCCGCCGGTAAGCCTTTTCCTATATATATTCTACTAATCTTGCATCTTGTTGCAGTTATataccttttttcttttaatccaACTGAAACTAATTAATAAGGCGAGAAGGTTTTCTTAAATTAGCTGACATTAATTAAATGTATAAATTGATCATATTGTTTATACATCTTTTGTACAAATTGACGGTGCAGCAAATGAAGATCGTTGTGAAGGTGCCAATGCACtgtgacaaatgcagaaccaagGCCTTGAAGATTGCAGCTGCTGCACACGGTATGTGCCTTTTGATATTATCATGattcaaattttctttcagCGATTTCATTGTTAATTATAGTTGGCATGGTTATTAAAGAGTATCATAATTAATGAAAGCAGGTGTTAGTAAAGTGTCGATAGAAGGAGCAAACAAAGATCATGTGGAGGTTATCGGGGATGATGTAGACTCGGTTTGCTTGACGAGGTCATTGAGGAAAAAGCTCGGCTGTTCCTGCACCATAGTCAAAGTTGAAGAAGTGAAGCCGGCAGTTAAAACTGAGGAAAAGCCAACTCCAGCTTGCACTCCCCAGTTTCGTCCAATGTACTGTGAACTGGTTCGTGAATATCCAGAACCAACCACTTGCTCCATAATGTAATTGCGTAAGACATGAATTAGTTGAACTTGAGTAcgatcattttcattttctcttttcccttGTAGATGCATGGATCTAAAGTTCATAAGAAATATTTTTATATCAATTGCTTCTctctttgaaattttgtttgtgtttctgCTTGTGCCTTTTCATGTGTTTCCTAACCCATATGGAATTGCTCAGGTACTAGGAAACACTTCTGATCATAAGTGCTTTTATCAGAAACACTTTTATCACAAACATAACAAGTTTGTAATCCAAAGAGACCATCATTTATATGAGTTGCCTTTAATTATGTACTTGTAATAATCCATACTAATTTTCGACCAATAAATGGGTGAAAGTACGATTATATAGCAGCATGTGTGGATGCATTGTTAATCAGGGTGTCAACACACTTAAACTATATCTATTTCTTGATTTCTCTACAAAATGGGTCCTGTCCACCTAAGCTTTCTCCGCGTGTGGCTGGCTGTTAACCACAAGGTCGAAGGTTCAACCAATCTTCTAGGGGTgcgtttcttttatttttccataAAAAATGAGTTATTTCATTGATGAAACAGCAAAAATACAATCTAGCCAAGATCTGTTTTGGGTGTTGTCTAGCTTTACGAGTGATGTGGAGTCGCTCCTTGCGGTGACTTTTGTGGGCTTGAGTATAGATCAGTGGTGGCTGATCAGGCCATCTACTTTATTTAATGTATACGCAAGATTCTTTCCAAATTAACAAATATTGAACATTGGAGATGATGCACCCATATTATTGTTTTGTTTCATCATCAAACTAGGtctaggaaaagaaaaaggatagGGAAGATCACAGAATTGACCTGACTAGGTACAATACTAAAGAAGAAGGCTCGAAAGTTTTGA encodes the following:
- the LOC126614994 gene encoding heavy metal-associated isoprenylated plant protein 47-like isoform X4, encoding MPPQMKIVVKVPMHCDKCRTKALKIAAAAHGVSKVSIEGANKDHVEVIGDDVDSVCLTRSLRKKLGCSCTIVKVEEVKPAVKTEEKPTPACTPQFRPMYCELVREYPEPTTCSIM